The genome window TCGCCGGCAAATGGTTCTACACCGATCCGGATGAGCGCTGGCATGCCGGGCTCAGCGCGCGCTACTACCGCAACGAAGCACTGGAAGCGGGCTATCTGGATGACGCCAGCGCGCAACGCGCGCCGCGCAGTTCGCCGGACTATGCGCGCGACGACCGCAGCGAGCGCCAGACCGGGCAGGTGAGCCTGCATCTGGACGCGCAGTTGGCCGACGCCGTGCAGGGCAGCGCCAAGCTGTACTGGAATCGCTACCAGAACCAGCGCTGGGTGCGCTTCACCGCCGCCGGCGCGCAGCAGGAACGCGATACCGACGAGACTCAGCGCGGTTTCCTGGCCAAGGCCAGCTGGCGTCCCGAGGTGGGCTGGGCGGCGTCGTTCGCGCTGGAAGGCGGGGTCGATGCGCAATGGCAGGACAACACCTCGCAACGCTATCGCACCGTGGCGCGGGTGCGCACCGCGCCGTTGCGCGACTGGGATTTCGATCTGGACACGCACGGCGCCTACGTGCAGGCGGTGATCCGCCCGTTCGAGCGCCTGCAACTGGTGCCGGGCTACCGTGTGGACTGGGTCGATGGGGATTTTCGCGACCGGCTCGGTGACGCGCGCTATCCGGCTTACGCTTACGGGGCGATCAAGCAACCCAAGCTCAGCGCGGTGTTGGCGCTGACAGGGCAGACCAGTGCCTATGCCAACCTCGGCCGCACCTTCCAGATCGGCAGCGGCAACGGCGCCTACCGCAGCCAGCCCGGCAACGTGGGTCCGTCGTACAACGACGGCTGGGAAGCCGGATTGAAGTTCGCCGACGCCAAGCGCCTGGACGCGCGCATCGCCTATTGGGAACAACGCGCCTCCGACGAAGTGGCGACCATCTTCGGCGTCGATGGCAGGGTCGGCGTTGGTGAGGTCGGCAATGTCGGCAAGACCTTGCGCCGCGGTTGGGACGCGCAGCTGAACCTGCGTCCGGACGAGCGCTGGACGCTGTGGCTGGCGTATTCGCGGCAGCGTGCGCTGATCGTCACGCCCGATCCGAGCGCGCCGGCCACGCGCGGCAAGGAGATCGAGAGCGTGCCGCATTACCTTGCCAATGCCGGTATCGACTGGCAGGCGACGCCGCGGCTGAAGCTGTCGGCCTGGGGCAATGCGCAGGGCGACTACTACGTGGAGCGCACCAATACGCTGGGCCGCTACGGTGGTTACGCGCTGGCCAACGTCGGCGCGACCTGGGCGTGGCGCGCGCAGCGCGAGCTGTCGCTGCAGCTGAAGAACCTGACCGATCGCCACTATGTCTACGCGTGGTACGACAGCGGTTCCTCCGGCGACTCGCCGGGCGACGGGCGCGCGCTGTACGCCAGCCTCAGCTGGGGCTGGTGATGGTCATGCCGAACCCGCCGGCGGCGCCGCCGGCGCGTTTCTACCGTGCCGTCTGGCGCTGGCATTTCTACGCCGGCCTGCTGGTGCTGCCGTTGCTGGCCTGGCTGGCGCTGACCGGCGCCGCCTTCGTCTATCAACAACCGATCGACGGCTACTTCCATCGC of Xanthomonas translucens pv. cerealis contains these proteins:
- a CDS encoding TonB-dependent receptor encodes the protein MIRFFSLPRMAACGCVCFAASVTAPAVAADSGVQPPAADSALTLGKVQVTANPLSLPTARSVLSSVDILGGDLLQDQHVDYSWELLMRAPGMQVTQFKMGTDAGRFSFRGFNGEGRVNAVKLLIDGIPSNDNVGSMPYLDAVFPLDIAAIEIVRGTNDPRYGLNAIAGSVDVLTRSGGNDGRASVTVGSFGTREVQASQGIERGVWSQNYFAAWRDSDGYRDHADARKRAFAGKWFYTDPDERWHAGLSARYYRNEALEAGYLDDASAQRAPRSSPDYARDDRSERQTGQVSLHLDAQLADAVQGSAKLYWNRYQNQRWVRFTAAGAQQERDTDETQRGFLAKASWRPEVGWAASFALEGGVDAQWQDNTSQRYRTVARVRTAPLRDWDFDLDTHGAYVQAVIRPFERLQLVPGYRVDWVDGDFRDRLGDARYPAYAYGAIKQPKLSAVLALTGQTSAYANLGRTFQIGSGNGAYRSQPGNVGPSYNDGWEAGLKFADAKRLDARIAYWEQRASDEVATIFGVDGRVGVGEVGNVGKTLRRGWDAQLNLRPDERWTLWLAYSRQRALIVTPDPSAPATRGKEIESVPHYLANAGIDWQATPRLKLSAWGNAQGDYYVERTNTLGRYGGYALANVGATWAWRAQRELSLQLKNLTDRHYVYAWYDSGSSGDSPGDGRALYASLSWGW